The nucleotide sequence CCCCCTATTCTGCATCCAGCCCCTCACCTTTTTTTAGCCTTGTAGCTGGGAAAGCACGGTTCTTTGCGCGccccctctcctctccctctctcttctcGTCAGGTTCATATTTCTCTCGGAGGAGGAGAGGGATCGAGAGGCGGAGAGGCAGGAACCGGGGAACGAGATGCTGCAGAGGGCCGCGAGCAATGCGTACTCGTGGTGGTGGGCGAGCCACATCAGGACGAAGCAGTCGAAATGGCTCGACGGCAACCTCCAAGGTCGGTCTTTGATCCTTCCCCTCTGTATCCCGTCTCCTTTTGCTCTTTTGCAACACAAGTGCTTTCTTTTTCAGCCGAATCGAATAGGATTAGACCTGCTTTTAATTTGATCTGCACAAACCAAATGCAAATGCATCTATATGTACTCGCAATTGCAAGAACAGAATCTTCAGTCTTTTTCTTGGCAAGGTTCCAAATAACATTTGCTTGAGAGATGAACACAGAAAAACACACAGATGATAGAAAGAATTTTAGTGACTACTTGATCAAGGCAATAGTTTCCTAAGTAGTGTTCTTTGTGCAAACTGTAGATTGACGAATGAACAATCGGAAAATGTACAATATATCTACACTTTTTCATCCTTCTGAATACCTTCAGATTGAAAGAAAATGTCGATGTGTGTTCTCTTTTGAGGAACAAAATACattaatgaaaagttataatTCAACTATACCGAACAATCATTTATTGTAACAGATAACAAACAGGATGGAATCATTTATTGCACGAGCAGTTCCACACCAATTACCTACTGAATCTCCAACCCTTGTTTCTATTTATGAGATTGAATTATAGCGCTTTGATATTGTACTAATCTAGAAAATTAGTTTGCTTTAAATAGTCGGACGATACATGCTAGCCTTTAAGTTGCTCTGTTTTTctgtcaaactttttttttttgcgtGCATAAATTAAGCAAATTGTGTGCCTCTACCAAGTTTCTGCCGTTGTTGAGGCTCTTCGTGTGTTTCCAGATGTATAATTGAAAAGAGTTGCAAGATTCTGTGTTCTTACCTGACGACATTTAGAATGTCAAAGGCCTGAGGAACTTGGCCTTTTGATCTATGTTAACCAGTGTATGTATCGAGGATTATTTTCTGGTAATGAAGGATCAAGACGGACATGGTAACTTATGTCCACCGACAATATGTTATGTAGAATTCATAATTTTGACGTGTACTAAGTCAAATGAAACTAAAATTTACTGTTTTTATAATGCCCTCTACTTGatggaaaagaaatatatatattgtgtgttaCCAGCCATTGTGCTTTACTTTCTAGCTTTCTTACAAATAGGATTTACTTTGATTTCAGAGATGGAAGACATAGTGAAAAAAATGCTGAAGCTTATCGAGACCAATGCTGATTCCTTTGCTAAGAGGGCAGAGTTGTATTTTAAAAGGAGACCAGAGTTGATAAGCTTTGTGGAAGATGCTTACAAGGCTTATCGATCATTGGCTGATAGATATGACCACATTTCGGGAGAATTACACAAGGCCAACCACACCATAGCGACTGCTTTTCCTGAACGTGTCCAGTATGCAATGCTAGATGAGGAGGAGGATACCATTCCAAAAGCAATAACTCCAATTGATCCGAGTAAAATTAACAGGCGAACAGTTGAGGGATTAatgaacaagaaaaaggaaagtgAGTCATCGACAAGAAAAGCACGTAAAAAGAGTAGTCCGTCTCCGATTGATAAAGAAAAGGCACAAGAAGATATAAGTAAGCTTCAGAAAGGAATTCTGGTTCTGCAGACCGAAAAAGAATTTATCAAGAGCTCGTACGAGTCTGGGATAGCTAAGTATTGGGAGATTGAGAAGCAAATCATGGAGATGCAAGAAGAAGTTTGTTGCTTGCAAGATGAGTTTAGTACAAGTGCAGTCATTGAAGATGAGGAGGCACGTGCCATAATGACATCAACagttcttaaatcttgtgatgatACCATAGTTAACATGCAGGAACAGCGGAAGAAATCATTGGAACAAGCAAAAGTAGAGTCCGAAAGAACTAAGATTGCTAAAGCAAAGGTGAAGGCTCTCAGAGGTGAGTATTGCCAATCTGAGGTGGAAAGTACAGAGATGTCTGATGAAAACACAGAAATGACCTTCGCTGCTGAAAACATGGAGGAAGACTATTCTCTAAATAAGATGAGGACCGAGTTACAGTCCGTATGTGAGAAAATAAAGGAACATTTCAAAATGAACCCTGAAAGTTCTGTGATTGAGATTGCAGAAAAGATAGAAGAGCTTGCAAACAAAGTTATCACATTGGAACTCACAGTTTCATCACATGCTGTGCAAATAAATCGATTGACTTCAGAAAACGATGAACTTGAAAAATGCATACAGTCGTTTAAAGAGGACAAAAGTATATTGATCGATGACCCAAATGAGTTGTCTAAAAGAATCAAAGAAGCTGAAGATGAAATAGGCAGAGTTCAGGCAATTAAGAAAATTGTCCATGATGAAGAAGCAAATTTCTGTGAAAATTATGTGGAGGCCCAGCATAGCCTCAATGGTGTTTTAGAGAAACTGCAACCTCCTAAACCTCTGGAAAATGCTTGCGTTGGAGATGCATCCCCAGAGGAAGAGGTTTCCGGCAAAATCCATGACATGAAGGGAGATTTGGTAGAGGAGATTCATACATCTCAGGAACTTGGTTCTTGCCTAGAACATCCTTCCCAGGTTGAGGCTGGTTCTCAACTCGAAAGTGCTT is from Musa acuminata AAA Group cultivar baxijiao chromosome BXJ3-8, Cavendish_Baxijiao_AAA, whole genome shotgun sequence and encodes:
- the LOC135644009 gene encoding protein NETWORKED 2D-like; the encoded protein is MLQRAASNAYSWWWASHIRTKQSKWLDGNLQEMEDIVKKMLKLIETNADSFAKRAELYFKRRPELISFVEDAYKAYRSLADRYDHISGELHKANHTIATAFPERVQYAMLDEEEDTIPKAITPIDPSKINRRTVEGLMNKKKESESSTRKARKKSSPSPIDKEKAQEDISKLQKGILVLQTEKEFIKSSYESGIAKYWEIEKQIMEMQEEVCCLQDEFSTSAVIEDEEARAIMTSTVLKSCDDTIVNMQEQRKKSLEQAKVESERTKIAKAKVKALRGEYCQSEVESTEMSDENTEMTFAAENMEEDYSLNKMRTELQSVCEKIKEHFKMNPESSVIEIAEKIEELANKVITLELTVSSHAVQINRLTSENDELEKCIQSFKEDKSILIDDPNELSKRIKEAEDEIGRVQAIKKIVHDEEANFCENYVEAQHSLNGVLEKLQPPKPLENACVGDASPEEEVSGKIHDMKGDLVEEIHTSQELGSCLEHPSQVEAGSQLESASEDPKKGNALEEKELSKVDLTNCLTSTKEIMLDGEEDTLNLQQLILSGLEGKENILLSECTSILRNYKETKRRLSEVEKKNEDYLQETMALIGKLKNDIAMKDEEIRLLRQTSASAKISRNCSVNTPVEESWHGQRRPEITRSSAMVTEHSKHQAFEVSEDLNIESAAARASSVVFRETRNPLSIDVDAQCINEPKSISPVEEKFRRDINSLLDESLEFWLKFSTSFHLIREFKAKYEDLQADISKLKGNKIKECTDNVSDDQASKPESARITTRLRELKTELHVWLEQGALLSGELQGRLSSLCDLQEEISSVVNMKPESGEALFTPFQAGSFQGEVMNMKQENGKVASELQVGIDQLRELQAEIEEQLSDLYENFQPFMLKSSSNDDLELALSRNTVPLRNFLFGVKPKKPSLLSRIQHSKLRAGRRKVDDRSKSSHC